The following coding sequences lie in one Palaemon carinicauda isolate YSFRI2023 chromosome 7, ASM3689809v2, whole genome shotgun sequence genomic window:
- the LOC137644112 gene encoding gamma-butyrobetaine dioxygenase-like isoform X1 — MAMRSSMLLLRRVVVPTIQQSRALHTRRKSTMVSADLRADITGSAPTITSALPAHHLTAKVIFDGERTADFKYIWLRDNCQCSQCIDSSTKQKLVDSPTLDVHVKPLSLTINQLGKLEISWREVTGDIHTSEYDPAWLFKYGQSFMHNNFESDTTDMELHTARPEYELWDRLAIWANFPELSYKEFMETDGGLCTWLEMFYKYGVAVLRGVPTEKDKIIDVVKRFAYIKETQYGQTFDVINKPVVGSHLAYTGLHLAHHTDMNYREKSPGMQLLHCLKANDPKLTGSDPGGRSFFADGFRIARWLEENEPAAFHVLTSTPIRFSIKNDGQQYSAIWPVLCTNADGDVTEVHYNNRTMKPLQAPTHVVTPFYHAYKLFSDKLRDPGSGLEFNMVPGDLVAFNNRRVLHGRTAFDATKVDRHLQGCYVDIDEAFSKYDSLRAKLSM, encoded by the exons ATGGCAATGAGATCATCAATGTTGCTACTACGTCGTGTGGTTGTTCCGACCATACAGCAGTCAAGAGCTTTACATACAAGAC GTAAGTCTACTATGGTGTCAGCAGATCTACGTGCTGACATAACCGGATCCGCTCCCACCATCACGTCAGctctccctgctcaccatctgacAGCAAAGGTTATTTTCGACGGAGAAAGAACAGCTGATTTCAAATATATTTGG CTACGTGACAATTGCCAATGCTCGCAATGCATTGACTCAAGCACCAAGCAAAAACTGGTTGACTCTCCAACACTTGATGTGCATGTGAAGCCActttcactaaccataaaccaaCTCGGCAAGCTCGAAATTAGTTGGAGGGAAGTGACCGGAGATATCCACACGTCAGAATATGACCCTGCATG GTTATTCAAGTATGGCCAGTCATTCATGCACAACAACTTCGAGAGTGACACCACAGATATGGAACTGCACACTGCAAGGCCAGAGTATGAGCTGTGGGATCGCCTGGCCATCTGGGCTAATTTCCCAGAACTGTCTTACAAGGAGTTCATGGAGACAGATGGTGGCCTTTGCACTTGGCTGGAGATGTTCTATAAA TACGGTGTTGCTGTCCTTCGTGGCGTTCCCACAGAAAAGGACAAGATAATCGATGTTGTCAAAAGATTTGCCTACATTAAAGAGACGCAGTATGGCCAAACCTTTGACGTTATCAACAAGCCTGTAGTGGGCTCTCACTTGGCTTACACTGGACTACATTTGGCTCATCACACAGACATGAATTACAGAGAAAAGTCTCCTGGCATGCAACTTCTCCATTGTCTCAAG gCCAATGATCCCAAACTGACAGGATCTGATCCAGGTGGCCGATCCTTCTTCGCTGACGGATTTCGTATTGCTAGATGGTTGGAGGAGAATGAACCAGCTGCCTTCCATGTTCTGACTTCCACACCCATCAG ATTTTCTATCAAGAATGATGGCCAACAGTATTCCGCAATTTGGCCAGTTTTATGCACCAACGCAGACGGGGACGTGACGGAAGTTCACTACAACAACAGAACTATGAAGCCCCTGCAGGCGCCTACACACGTGGTTACGCCTTTCTATCATGCCTATAAG CTGTTTTCTGATAAGCTGAGAGATCCAGGTTCTGGACTTGAATTCAACATGGTCCCTGGCGATCTTGTGGCCTTCAATAACAGAAGAGTTCTTCACGGACGCACAGCCTTCGACGCGACGAAGGTCGACAG GCATTTGCAAGGCTGCTATGTTGACATAGATGAAGCGTTCTCGAAATATGATAGTCTTAGAGCCAA GCTCAGCATGTAA
- the LOC137644112 gene encoding gamma-butyrobetaine dioxygenase-like isoform X2, whose amino-acid sequence MAMRSSMLLLRRVVVPTIQQSRALHTRRKSTMVSADLRADITGSAPTITSALPAHHLTAKVIFDGERTADFKYIWLRDNCQCSQCIDSSTKQKLVDSPTLDVHVKPLSLTINQLGKLEISWREVTGDIHTSEYDPAWLFKYGQSFMHNNFESDTTDMELHTARPEYELWDRLAIWANFPELSYKEFMETDGGLCTWLEMFYKYGVAVLRGVPTEKDKIIDVVKRFAYIKETQYGQTFDVINKPVVGSHLAYTGLHLAHHTDMNYREKSPGMQLLHCLKANDPKLTGSDPGGRSFFADGFRIARWLEENEPAAFHVLTSTPIRFSIKNDGQQYSAIWPVLCTNADGDVTEVHYNNRTMKPLQAPTHVVTPFYHAYKLFSDKLRDPGSGLEFNMVPGDLVAFNNRRVLHGRTAFDATKVDRHLQGCYVDIDEAFSKYDSLRAKT is encoded by the exons ATGGCAATGAGATCATCAATGTTGCTACTACGTCGTGTGGTTGTTCCGACCATACAGCAGTCAAGAGCTTTACATACAAGAC GTAAGTCTACTATGGTGTCAGCAGATCTACGTGCTGACATAACCGGATCCGCTCCCACCATCACGTCAGctctccctgctcaccatctgacAGCAAAGGTTATTTTCGACGGAGAAAGAACAGCTGATTTCAAATATATTTGG CTACGTGACAATTGCCAATGCTCGCAATGCATTGACTCAAGCACCAAGCAAAAACTGGTTGACTCTCCAACACTTGATGTGCATGTGAAGCCActttcactaaccataaaccaaCTCGGCAAGCTCGAAATTAGTTGGAGGGAAGTGACCGGAGATATCCACACGTCAGAATATGACCCTGCATG GTTATTCAAGTATGGCCAGTCATTCATGCACAACAACTTCGAGAGTGACACCACAGATATGGAACTGCACACTGCAAGGCCAGAGTATGAGCTGTGGGATCGCCTGGCCATCTGGGCTAATTTCCCAGAACTGTCTTACAAGGAGTTCATGGAGACAGATGGTGGCCTTTGCACTTGGCTGGAGATGTTCTATAAA TACGGTGTTGCTGTCCTTCGTGGCGTTCCCACAGAAAAGGACAAGATAATCGATGTTGTCAAAAGATTTGCCTACATTAAAGAGACGCAGTATGGCCAAACCTTTGACGTTATCAACAAGCCTGTAGTGGGCTCTCACTTGGCTTACACTGGACTACATTTGGCTCATCACACAGACATGAATTACAGAGAAAAGTCTCCTGGCATGCAACTTCTCCATTGTCTCAAG gCCAATGATCCCAAACTGACAGGATCTGATCCAGGTGGCCGATCCTTCTTCGCTGACGGATTTCGTATTGCTAGATGGTTGGAGGAGAATGAACCAGCTGCCTTCCATGTTCTGACTTCCACACCCATCAG ATTTTCTATCAAGAATGATGGCCAACAGTATTCCGCAATTTGGCCAGTTTTATGCACCAACGCAGACGGGGACGTGACGGAAGTTCACTACAACAACAGAACTATGAAGCCCCTGCAGGCGCCTACACACGTGGTTACGCCTTTCTATCATGCCTATAAG CTGTTTTCTGATAAGCTGAGAGATCCAGGTTCTGGACTTGAATTCAACATGGTCCCTGGCGATCTTGTGGCCTTCAATAACAGAAGAGTTCTTCACGGACGCACAGCCTTCGACGCGACGAAGGTCGACAG GCATTTGCAAGGCTGCTATGTTGACATAGATGAAGCGTTCTCGAAATATGATAGTCTTAGAGCCAA AACGTGA